AATTGTGGTGGAATGTCTTGCAGTAATGACACCCTGGACCAGATTCCCACACTACTGTGTAGTCTCATTAGTCACGCAGCCAGGGaaagagagtgcaagagagagagaggttgttcTACTGTGGTGACACTAAGTCAGTCCTGCGTTCTCTGTTGTCCTTAATGTCTCAAAGTGCGATGACCTTTTTCAACGGGAATAAAAACTGCATAGATGCCTGTGTGCATCCATCTATGGTTAACAGAGAAGACACTAGATGAGTCTGTTTATGTGAATGGATTCTTGTCTTAAAACAAAGCAGTTTAAATGATCCATAATGCTGGGGTCAAAGTTCGGTTTCTAAACGCTGAACCTGTATCGGACACTCTGAGGTTTTCAAATGCTGCATTGATCCTTCAAAACCATACCAAATCGACCTGCGGCAGGCACTCAGACATGCTCTCATGCTAcaataaacctttttaaaaaccctgtttactattttatgtttttcttttcagttaagATGTGCTGGAAATTCATACAAGGGCCTCaagactaaaagggaaaaaCATGGAACTGGATACCTTTACTCTGCCCAGAAAGCACACTGACCCCTGACACTGACAGGACCTCCGACACTGAAGACACCAGATACTGAAAGGACCTCCGATTTGCTCACAGAGCCTAACTGTCTGTAACTGCCCATAATCGTGCGTAACAATCTGTAACACTCTGCAACTCCCATAATCACGTGTAACTATGTACCCGTCTGTACCGCTCACCTGCGATGGGCGGCCCCAGCAGGACGGGGCAGCACTCAAGGATGGTGACCAACCCCACGGCACTGGAGAATCGTCCAGGTCCCACCAGGTCCATCAGGCACTCAAAGAGCAGGGCGCACACCATGCCGTAGACCACGCCGTAACAGACCGCGTACGCCACCAGCCCCCAGTACCCCGACGCCAGTGGGCACAGCAGGTGGCACACGCCGTTGTAAGCCACAGCGAAGCTGAACAGGTACTGGACCCGGCGCCGGACCAGCCTGGTGTTGGCCAGGAGGCCGGTGCCGGGCCGGGCGAGCATGTCGACGATGGCCAGGACAGAGAGCAGGCTGGCAGCCGAGTACTCGTCCACGCCACGGTGCTTGGCATACGGGGCCAAGAAGATCATGGGCGCAAAGAAGCCAAAGAACATCAGCACGTTTCCCATCAGGTAGATGACGAAACCACGGTGACCAAACAGGGACAGATCCAGGAAGCAGCTCAGGCTCTCCGCACAGCTCCGCCCACGCAGAGGCGCTGGCCCGCTGGGCCGCTCTTCGTCTCCGCCCCCGCACGGGGCTTCCGGAGTCCGCGCTCTGTCAGGCAAGGGTTTGAGAGGGACGGCAGGAGCGCCCCCTACTGCTAAGTAGGAAAACATAATTACATTATGAAAATTACATTATGTTCAAGTTGGATGCGACAGCAGGCAAGTGTAAGTCATTGCACTACTGctatatgtaacatttttataaaacagaGCAAAGAGAGTGAAGGGCAAAATCTAGTTataattttatatgtatatatatatatatttatactaatGATTTCTGATACCATATTCTTGTTTAAGCTGGATATAATTATTCTGTCCTGTATACCCATGCACCATGCACAGTGGGGTCCATCACTCAACACACCATGCTGCCTGGCAGACAGATGTGGGCCTACCATCGCACAAGGGCCTCATGAGCGCGCCAGCCACACAGCAGTTGAGCAGCATGGCCCCGAGGATGACGAACCCGCCCCGCCAGCCGAAACGGTCGAACAGGAACTGGTTCAGTGGAGCAAGGGTGCACAGGAACACAGGGCTTCCCGCCATGGCCAGGCCGTTGGCGATCGGCCTCTTGACCTGGAAGTACTTCCCGATTATGGTCAGAGACGGCTGGAGGTTGAAGGAAAGGCCGACACCTGTGGAGAAGGAAGTTATGGTGGGTGAAGGTTAGAGTTACGGTGAGtgaaggttagagttagagttacgGTGGGTGAAGGTTAGAGTTACGATGAGTGTTCCTCGGGGTGCCGCAGGAATTCACAGCTGTGCACGATTAAAAAGACGACCATTTCTGCTCCGTTCACGTTAGCGCTCTGTCCCATTTACCGCTTCCCGCTAAAAACCCGTTAACAGAACCTGAAATAATTTCTAAATGAGTCTGCGATTTAAAAGGGTATTAAATTAGAGGCTGGGCATCATTCATATACCACCACCTTCTCTGccaaaggggggaaaaaaatccaatttaacAGTGTCTCATTCTCTAACCCAGTATCTTCTTTATTAGCCAGGCCTATGCGTGGAGATGGAGCACtagaggtggtggtgtgggtggaggagaggaccTGCCTGCAGGTCGTGCTCTGGCACCACCTACAAGTCATTTCAATTTCCATGTAAGTTTACGACACAATTCTTTCATGCTTTTCGATTTTGATTCTGAGTAATGTGTTGGCGCTTAAACCAGTGCATTATACCGAGAGATTTTATATGGATTTCCAATTATGGTTTAATGTATTCAAAATAATTACATTGAAGCAAAACAGGGTGATGTGGCTCAGAGATTTGGTTTAagcttcaggaaaaaaaacagatttgattTCTAATAGAAACAGGCTTTAGGCCCATTAGCCGCTAAATGGCAGGAATTGTACAATCCCCCGGGGGTCCAGCTGCTCACATCACAGCTCACCTACAGATAGGGTTCGGGTTTCAGCCTCGGTTATGCTGACTGTTTAAAGAATAGGGAGTCTACAAACCCATCAGTGcacccactttctctctctataaAACATGTCTTTGCGTTTGTTGTACTGAGTTAGTAAACTCAGAGTGCATCCCACAGGGGAGTTGGCAGGTTGTgggagaggaggcagaggtggGATAGAGAGATTAAAACCAAGGTGTCCAATTTTATGCATCTCAAACTGCTGAGTGATTTACACCGATTTCCCCAGTGGTTTATGCTCGATACCAAATACCGAGCTAAACCATGTAATGCATCACTCTGAACCCATCGAGCCATCAGTTATTAAAAACGCCACATTTGATGAACTTTTATACACACATCAGATATAAGCTTAGACCACAGGTccaaaaaatgtttgtgctATCATTAGCTAGCGACCTGAAAGGAAGG
The Electrophorus electricus isolate fEleEle1 chromosome 20, fEleEle1.pri, whole genome shotgun sequence genome window above contains:
- the LOC113580753 gene encoding monocarboxylate transporter 2-like: MLAVMYAGGPISSILVNRYGSRPVVITGGVMCGVAMVTASFGSSITHLYMCVGIIGGVGLSFNLQPSLTIIGKYFQVKRPIANGLAMAGSPVFLCTLAPLNQFLFDRFGWRGGFVILGAMLLNCCVAGALMRPLCDVGGAPAVPLKPLPDRARTPEAPCGGGDEERPSGPAPLRGRSCAESLSCFLDLSLFGHRGFVIYLMGNVLMFFGFFAPMIFLAPYAKHRGVDEYSAASLLSVLAIVDMLARPGTGLLANTRLVRRRVQYLFSFAVAYNGVCHLLCPLASGYWGLVAYAVCYGVVYGMVCALLFECLMDLVGPGRFSSAVGLVTILECCPVLLGPPIAGALVDMFADYSYLFYMCGAVMLTAGLFLFTMNYWNYRQLNRAKHTQDRTSELGERTVQHGVQSGHPRADHKAAGVGDPGLGQETGTLQVKAETEDNIV